A stretch of DNA from Carya illinoinensis cultivar Pawnee chromosome 12, C.illinoinensisPawnee_v1, whole genome shotgun sequence:
TAGGTCGGAACCTAGATGAACAGCCCTAATCCCCAacgaaatatttaaaaacaaaactaaaataaaagaaagagaaaataggGGTTAGGGGGTAAGGGCTGGGCTGGGATGGTTTTGTGAGTGGGTGTGTTGGTGGATGGGGTCCTCTCTAAGGCCTTTGAATGGACTCCGGCTTGGGGGTCAGCTGCGGTGAGGGCCCACCCATGAAGTGGTCGAGGACACTTGGATTGCTTTCTTACGAGTTACGGCCCACGGGGAGTTGGGGCAATTGAGTCAATTCatcacatttttaattttttaaaaaaatatataaaaaatcttaaCAGTTATGGACCTCAATTATCCCTtgccaatatttaacatttGCATGAAAATATGGGCGTGGAAGAACTCAAAATTGGTTGCGGTGGGCAGGCTAACTTGTAAATGTATTTCATATATGGACAAATACTAGCGTGATTACCAAATGTTCCTATCAAATATGCACactaatataaataagttttttatttttcttttgagtattttttaaaaattcttaattattataaaaataaaaaaattattaataatcacttccttaaccattaagaatatatatatttatatttatatgagtggACAAGTAATCGCATTATATGGTGTAAAAGGTCCTCAAAATTCCAGACGTACCAAATTGTTACATTTGTTATTAGTCAATGTTTTGCTGAAAATCAATAAAAGCCTTCCAATAAAAGTACGAATTACAACCAGAAAATATATTCCCACTGTATGTAAAGTCGTTGGTTGGTTAATTAATATGTACGCGTCAATGAGGCATGTACGTTACTTCCACCACCCGAAAACTCCTTCCCGTTCTCAGAAGAACCCACCCGgctgagaaaagaaagaaagaattaaccATGCATGGTAGTTAATCCTTCCTAATCTAACACCAAGAAAAGCAGTAATGAAACATTCGAGTAGTTGGGTGGGGCGTAGTCATGGCCTAACTAAATGGGTTACGTCCCGCCCGTTAGGCAAACAAACACGGAGGTGGGGACCCTACCACCTCTTCCGTTTTCTCCATTAAACCCATGACTCGGGCCACTCTCTTTCCTTAAACAGTCTGCACACATCAATACATCATAAAGTAAAACCACAACGTGTCCGACCTTAACCAAATCTCTGATCTCCCCCCTTTCTCTATCTCTGTTTCCTTCACAAAGAATCGGGGAGCATGGCAAGCCTCAGAGTCTCCTACTTGCTCTTGCTTCTCTCAATTTTAGCCTTTGCAGGTCTTTCTTTTGCTCTCTAAACCTTGAAATAAACTGTGCATGTTACTTTATACCGTTAATGGAGGTAAATATGTTTGTGCTTGTTTGAATATGCCTCCTGTTTTCAATTGCAGATGGAGGTTCAATTGGAATAAACTATGGCCGAGTGGCAAACAATCTGCCACCTCCATCGAAAGTGGTGGAGCTTCTGAAGTCACAGGGATTCGACCAAGTTAAGCTCTACGACACCGACTCGGAAGTCCTCACTGCGCTAGCCAACTCGGATATAAGTGTCACCGTTGCACTCCCCAACGAGCTCCTCTCCTCCACTGCTGCGGACCAATCTTTCGCTGACAACTGGGTCCAAACCAACATCTCTCAGTTCTATCCTGCTACCAAAATCGAAGCCATTTGCGTCGGAAATGAGGTATTTGCTGACCCCAATAACACGACCAAGTTTCTCGTACCCGCCATGAAAAACATCCATGCCTCCCTGGCCAAGTACAGCCTTGATTCTGCTATCAAAATCTCGTCCCCTGTAGCTCTCAGCGCCCTCCAATCTTCATACCCATCCTCATCCGGATCTTTCAAGTCCGAACTAGTTGAACCCGTCATCAAGCCCATGTTGGACCTTCTGCGTCAAACCGGGTCGTACTTCATGGTCAACGTGTACCCATTTTTCGCATACAGCGCCAACTCGAACGATATCTCCTTAGACTACAGTTTGTTTAAGCAAAACCCGGGTGTGGTGGATTCCGGTAATGGCTTACGTTACAACAGCCTGTTCGATGCCCAAGTCGACGCCGTTTTCGCTGCCCTTTCCGCACTCAAGTACGATGACGTGAAGATAGCAGTCACTGAGACTGGGTGGCCCTCACTGGGTGATACGAACGAGATTGGTGCAAGCCATGACAATGCGGCGTCGTATAATGGTAATTTGGTACGCAGGGTCCTCACTGGCGGTGGAACCCCGCTACGACCACAGGATCAACTCGACGTTTTTATCTTCGCCTTGTTCAACGAGAATGAAAAAACGGGTCCCATATCGGAGAGGAACTATGGCCTATTCTACCCCAGTGAGCAGAAAGTATACGACATACCCCTGACACAAGCGGAGCTCGACGGTAGCCAGTCAACTCCCGTCAACGGGAGCAAGAGCCAGCAGGTTACGCCGACCGGCAATGTAACGAAGACGTCTGTGGGCTCGGGTCAGACGTGGTGTGTGGCAAATGGGAACGTCGGGGAGGAGAAGTTGCAGGCTGCACTTGATTATGCATGCGGACAGGGAAGGGCTGATTGTCAACCGATACAGCCAGACGCCACGTGTTACAATCCCAATACGCTAGTGGCCCACGCTTCGTACGCTTTTAATAGTTTCTATCAGAAGAATGCCCGTAGTGCAGGATCATGTGACTTTGGTGGTGCGGCTTATGTGGTCACTCAACCACCTAGTACGTACTCTATACTTCTCTAATTGTTCTTACTTTTAGGAACACTCAAAAAAACTGGTgacttgttttgttttctgtCGTCACGGTTAATTCCTATTCTTATGAAAATTGTAGAAGGGATGCTCGAAAAAAAATGATGGGTCAAGCAATTACCTCTGCTTAGGTGTTGATTCTCTTTGGCTAAAATGCAATGTTACTGTTTTTGTTGCAGGTTTTGGGACTTGCAACTTCCCTACAGGGTACTGAGCGCATGACGAAGAGATTGTTGAGGGTTTGGTGAATTATAGCTGAAGAAATGATACTTGCAAATTTAAGATGGCTaagtttcaaatattttattttaaaaaaatgatcaatattattaaaaaaacatttttttaataataaatttcatttttttaaattgaaaacgCAAAAGTTACAAATCTTAAAACTCtttctatataatttttggtTTGGACGgccgattttttattttttcatactaGTTTATAGGGAATTGTtgacttatttttgttttcttgaaatTAATTACTAGAATAAAATACGTTTAGTTGTTGTAGAAGATATGGATTACCTGGCTCTTTTTGTCCACATTCATGTATCtgtttatatagatatatatttgttatgGAGGGTTATGTACGttaaggcatatatatatatatatatatatatatatatgttttatctattcttttgtttttctttatgctAACAAGTTACCAAAAAATTGCACTACTTCCATCCTTTCTTGTTCGTCCATTCTTCTCTTCTTGGGTCCCTTTTCGAATCTCTTGTGTTTTTTGATTCTTTCAGAAATACTGCCCCAGATACGTCAGTAATGTCAAGTTCTCATTCATACATGGATCTTGGTGTAATAGGGATTAGACTCCAATAATTTCGATGTTTaaagtaatataaaaaattaaccgTGAAAGTAACCACAGCCTCCAAAATAAAAGTCTGGAATTCGAAAATCCCCTCCTCAAatgtattgaaaaaataaatgaataaataaatgtgaAAGACAGCCTTCTAAACAAACAACGACAATGGGCCTCCAGAATAACAGTCCATGAAGTATGAACACATAAAACAAAGGACATTTCCCATCTAGCAATTGATCAGTTTTCAGAATCTTTTTTCGAAGCAATCAATTCGATGCAAAATATAAACATGGTTCTCACTAGATATTAAAATTTGTGACATTCTCGTATCGAACATATAGCTTTAAATTCGATCGATTTATGTCGGCCACCTGCCTACCAGCCCTCGCAAGAGCTGCACTCCGTTTTAGATTGAGTGTTTTTCTTTAGGGCCCAAGAAGATCTAAAATTCACCATCACGGATCACGCATATAATGCCACCCGGCCCACCACCCAGCAACGATATCATTGTACCAGAACCAATAATGTAGGATAGATTTACAGATTCTTTGTTCCAAATGTTCTTTTGGTGAACGGTAGGATTTCTGATTTAGCAAGGTTCCATAATTATCTTCTTGCCTATAAAACGGAAGTGGACAATTTTCgaaacaatattatattatattctagtcataaaaaaattacataaaaacaatccgataagttgatatataaaattaattttattgtaaaatagatttaacaaa
This window harbors:
- the LOC122288980 gene encoding glucan endo-1,3-beta-glucosidase 12-like, which codes for MASLRVSYLLLLLSILAFADGGSIGINYGRVANNLPPPSKVVELLKSQGFDQVKLYDTDSEVLTALANSDISVTVALPNELLSSTAADQSFADNWVQTNISQFYPATKIEAICVGNEVFADPNNTTKFLVPAMKNIHASLAKYSLDSAIKISSPVALSALQSSYPSSSGSFKSELVEPVIKPMLDLLRQTGSYFMVNVYPFFAYSANSNDISLDYSLFKQNPGVVDSGNGLRYNSLFDAQVDAVFAALSALKYDDVKIAVTETGWPSLGDTNEIGASHDNAASYNGNLVRRVLTGGGTPLRPQDQLDVFIFALFNENEKTGPISERNYGLFYPSEQKVYDIPLTQAELDGSQSTPVNGSKSQQVTPTGNVTKTSVGSGQTWCVANGNVGEEKLQAALDYACGQGRADCQPIQPDATCYNPNTLVAHASYAFNSFYQKNARSAGSCDFGGAAYVVTQPPSFGTCNFPTGY